The DNA region GAGGCGAGGGACTCCCCGACCTCATGAAGAAAATCCTCCTGGCCGCCGCCGTCCTGGCGGTGCTCGGCACGATCCTCGGGGTCTCGCTCAAGCAGACGTCGAAGGGGCGGGGGGTCAAGGTGTACATGGAGGACGCCGCGAAGCAGGCGAGGCTCCTCGCGACCGTCTCCGCCTCGGGAGAGGTGAAGCCCCGCGTCGAGGTGAACATCTCGTCGCAGGTCCCCGGCCAGATCGTCGAGCTGACGGTGCAGGAGGGGGACGTCGCGAAGGCGGGGCAGGTCCTCGTCCAGCTCGACCCGCAGCGCTACCGCTCCGAGCTCCAGCGCCTCGAGGCTCTCCTCCAGATGTATCGCATCAACGTCGAGAGGGAGGAGGTCTCGCTCCGGACCGCGGAGGTGACGCTGAGGCGGCAGGACGCCCTGCACTCCGAGAAGATCGTCTCGGACGATCTCCTCGATCAGGCGCGCCTCAACGTGGATTCGGGCGCCATCGGCCTCAGGTCGCTCGGCGAGCAGGTGCGGCAGGCCGAGGCCGACCTCGGGCGCGCGCGGGACGATCTCTCGAAGACGACGCTGCGCGCCCCGATATCCGGGCTGGTCTCGCAGCTCAACGCGAAGGTCGGCGAGCAGGTGATCATCGGCACGATGAACAACCCCGGGACCGTCATCCTCACCCTGTCCGACATGACCGAGGTGCTGGCCGAGGTCCGCGTCGACGAGACGGAGGTGACCGACGTGAAGGCGGGACAGGCGGCGAAGATCCGCGTGGACGCGGTCGAGGCGAAGGAGTACGACGGCGTCGTCGAGTCGATCAGCAACGCCGCGGTCCGCGAGGCGTCGGTCTCCCGCTTCCCCGTGAAGGTGCGCTTCCGCGCCCCCGATGCGCTGCTGAGGCCCGGGATGTCGGCGCACGCGCAGATCGAGGTCGAGGAGAAGAAGGACGTCCTCGCGATTCCTCTGCAGGCGATGGTGAGGCGATCGCTGAAGGATTTCCTAGACGACGGCAGCGGTTCGAAGAGGACCGCAGGGGCTTCCGGAGCCGCGGGCGCGGGGGGCGCGAAGGGGGGCGGCCCCACGGCGGCCGGCGGGGAGTTCGAGGGGAAGGATCCCGAGAGGGAGCAGGTCGCGGTCCTCGTCGTCGAGAAGGGCGGCCGGGCGAAGATGGTCAGGGTCCGGACCGGAATCAGCGACGCGTTCCGCGTCGAGATCCTGGACGGCGTCGCGCCGGGGGACCACGTGGTTCTGGGCCCGTACCGCGTCCTGAGATCGGTCAAGAACGGCGACTATGTCCGCCGGGTCGAGAAGTCCGAGGCGGGTGAGGACCAGGATTCGGGCCGGGAGTGAGATGATGCTGATTGAAACGAAAGACCTCGTGAAGATCTATCCGATGGGCGGCGAGCAGGTGCACGCCCTGAACGGCGTGAGCTTCGGCATCGAGCGCGGCGAGTACGTCGCGATCATGGGCCCGTCGGGGTCCGGCAAGTCGACGCTGATGAACCTCATCGGGTGCCTCGACACGCCGACGACGGGCTCGTACTTCCTCAACAACCGCGAGGTCAGCAAGATGGACGACAACGAGCTGGCCGCGATCCGCAACATCGAGATCGGCTTCGTCTTCCAGACCTTCAACCTGCTCGCCCGCACCACGGCGCTGCAGAACGTCGAGCTGCCTCTCATCTACGCCGGCGTGACGCGGGCCGAGCGCCATCGCCGCGCCGAGAAGGCGCTGGCGATGGTCAACCTCACCGACCGGATGGGCCACCGGCCGAACGAGCTCTCCGGAGGCCAGCGCCAGCGCGTCGCGATCGCGAGGGCTCTCGTCAACGAGCCGTCGCTCCTGCTGGCCGACGAGCCGACCGGAAACCTCGATTCGCGGACGGGTGAGGAGATCATGACCCTCTTCCAGACGCTCAACGAGGCGGGGAACACCATCGTCCTCATCACGCACGAGGACGACATCGCCCGCTGCGCGAGGCGCGTCGTTCACCTGCGCGACGGCAACATCGTCTCCGACGAGCGGCAGACCGCGTCGAGACGCCTCGCCCCCCCGTCACCCGACGCGGCGGGCACGTCGGCGACGGCCTAGGGGCCGGAGAGGGATTTCCTCGAGGAGCGGAGATGGCCAGCCTCGCGACCACCGGCGGTCTGTTCCTCGAGAACCTCGCCATCGCCCTCAAGGCGCTGTGGGCGAACAAGCTCCGCTCGATGCTGACGATCCTCGGGATCCTGATCGGCGTCGCGGCGGTGATCGCCGTCGTCTCGATCGTCCAGGGGTTCTTCTTCGCCGTGAACAATCTCTTCAAGGACCTCGGCTCCGGCTGGGTCCGCGTCGTCTCCACCCGCCCCCCCGGAGAGGAGGGGCGCAAGCTCGGCGAGATCAAGCTCACACGCGCCGACGCCGAGGCTCTGCTCGACTCCGGGCACGAGGTGCAGAACGTGGCCCCGCTCATGTTCGGCGCCAGCACCGTGAAGAAGGGGACCCGCGAGGTGAGCACCAACATCGCCGGAACCGTCGCGCCGTACCAGGACATCGTCGGTTTCTACGCGGGGAAGGGGCGGTTCTTCACCGACATCGACGACTCGCACCGGCGCAAGGTGTGCGTCGTCGGGTCGAAGGTGGCCGAGGACCTCGAGCTCCCGGACGACCCGACCGGGTCCACCGTTACCATAGGCGGGGCCGAGTTCATGGTGATCGGCATGATGGAGAAGAGGGGAGAGCTCATCGGCGTCGCGCTCGACGACTTCGTCTTCGTCCCCTACGGCGCCGCGCTGAATCTCTTCGGCCAGGAGAGGGAGGGGAACACGATCCTCGAGATCGCGATCCGATCATCCGATCGCCTCGACCTGGCCCGCGCGCAGATCATCGACGTGCTGCGGCGGAGCCACCGGCTGAAACCCGACCAGCCGGATGACTTCCGCCTCGTGTCGCAGGAGCAGCTCGTGGGCACGATCAACACGATCTCGAAGTACTCGACGCTGGTGGCGGGAAGTGTCGCCGGCGTCGCCCTCTTCGTCGGCGGCATCGGCATCATGAACATCATGCTCGTCAGCGTGACGGAACGCACCCGGGAGATCGGCGTGCGCAAGGCGGTGGGGGCGCGGCGCGCGAACATCATGCTCCAGTTCCTGATCGAGGCGGTGGTGCTCACGATCATCGGTGGCGCACTCGGAGTGGCGCTGGGTGTGGGCGCCGGCCGTCTCGTCACGATGCTCTTCCCGAAGATTCCCCAGGCGCACGTTCCGATCTGGGCCATCGTGTCGGGGTTGGGCGTGTCGGCGCTCGTCGGGATACTCTTCGGGGTCTTCCCCGCGGCGCGGGCCGCGAAGCTCGATCCGATCGAATCCCTCAGATACGAGTGAGGCGGGGGCGGCTCCCTCAGGGCGTCAGGTCGCGCCGAGCGTCCTGCGGAGCGCGGCCGACGTGACCGACTTGGGCCTCATGATCGGCGTCCCCAGCGCCCGGTTCAGGATTGCCTGCGCGGCGATGCCGAGCGACCGGGAGACGGCGAAGAGGACCGTGTAGTAGTCGAACTCGGTCAGGCCGAAGTGGTGGAGAAGCGACCCGGATCCCGCATCGACGTTCGGCCATGGGTCCTTCGCCTTCCCCTGCTCGACGAGGAGCTTCGGCACGATCTCGTAGAGACGCTCGACGATGCGGAAGACGTCGTCGTTCGGGCAGGAGCTCTTTCCGAAATCGAGGAAGGCGGTGAAGCGCGGGTCGGTCACCCTCAGGACTGCGTGGCCGTAGCCGGGGATGACGCGCCCCGACGCCAGCGTCTCGGCGCAGTGCGCGCGCAGGTCGGCGTCGGTCGGGACACCGCCGAACTTCTTCTCGACGTCGAGGACGAAGCTGAGGCATTCCTGGTTCGCGAGACCGTGCAGCGGGCCGGCGAGCCCGCTGAGCCCCGCGCTCAGGGAGTAGTAGAGATCGGAGAGGGCCGAGCTGACGGTCGCGGCGGTGAAGGCCGAGACGTTGCCGCTCTCGTGATCGCAGTGCACGACCATGTAGAGCCGGATGAACCGGGCGAACTCTCCCTTGCGATCCGGGAGCCCGAGCATGCGCGCGTAGTCGGCGCCCCAATCGAGATTGAGATCCGGCGCGATCCGCCCTTCCTTGCCCGTGTGCATCCGGTAGATCCCGGCCGCGATCTCCGGAAGGCGGGCGATCAGCGTGAGCGAGTCCTCCAGCATCGGCTCCCAGTACTCGCTCTTCTTCATCCCCGCGTCGTACCGGCGCCGAAACTCGGACTCGCGCTCCATGGCGAGGATCGCCGTGGTGAGCATCGCCATCGGGTGGGCGTCGCGCGGGAGCGCCTCGAGCACCTTCCACACGTAGTCGGGAACGCGGCTGCGCGTGCGCAGCTCCATGTGGAGCGCCCCGACCGCGTCGGCGTCGGGAAGCTCGCCCGTCAGAAGGAGGTAGAAGACCTCCTCGGCGGTCTTCGTGGTGAGATCGGCGATCGGGATGCCGCGGATGACGAGCCCGCGATCGGGGTCGACCGACGACGTGTCGCACAGGAGGCTGTTCACCCCCCGGAGCCCGCCCATGAGCTGGCTGAGCGTGACCTTCGAGACCACCGCGTCGGGAAATTTTTCCTGGAGCCCCCGGACTTCCTGCCGGTACGAGGAGATGACCTGGCTCAGTCGGTCCTTCAGCGTTCCCGTGATGGCAGGCATGACGATTCCTCGGCTACGCTCTCGACACGGTCGCCCGCGGTTCGGTTGGCTCTACCAACCTGGCGATCGTGGCAATTCCCGTGCCCGACGCTTTGTTTCGCAAGTTTAGGTCGGGACGGAGGTTTTGTCACCACCCGGCGAACGGCGGCGTGATCTCACCCAACGCGGTGCGATCGATGGCGCTGTCCCGCGCGTCGGTCCTGAGGCGGAAGGGTGCGCGGGCGCTCCATCGGTTGCTATCATGCGGGCCTCCCGGGGACGGAAGCCGCGCGCACGAACCATCCGGGACCTCGTTCGCCCCGCCGCGCGCGTCACGGAGCATCCATGATCGCCACACGAAGGGACGCGACCGAGGAGATCCTTCACGGCCACGTCGTGCGGGATCCCTTCCGGTGGCTCGAGAACGGCGATGCTCCCGAAGTCAGGGAGTGGGTCGCTGCCCAGAACGAGAGGACGCGCACGACGCTGGGTGCGGTCCTGGGCCGCGCCCGGATTCGGGAGCGTCTCGGCGCCCTCCTGGCGGTCGGCTCCATCTCGGTCCCGGTGCTTCGCGGGGGGCGGCTCTTCTACTCGCGCCGCGACGGCTCGATGAACCAGCCCGTCGTTCGCCTCCGCGACGAGACGACGGGCGAGGACCGGGTCCTCCTCGACCCCAACCGGCTCTCCACGGAAGGGACCACGGCGCTCGACTGGTCCTACATCTCCCACGACGGGCTCCGCGTCGCGTACGGGACCTCCGAGAGCGGCAGCGAGCGCAGCACGCTGAGGGTTCGCGACATCGAGACCGGCGCCGACTTCCCCGACGTCATCCCCGACACCCGCGCCTGCTCCGTCGCGTGGGAGCCGGACGGGAGAGGGTTCTACTACACGCGCTATCCCGCGCCCGGGAGCGTCGCGGCCGGGGACGAGAATTACCGTCGCCGCGTCTTCCACCATCGCCTCGGGGACGATCCGTCGCGCGATCCGGCGATCTTCGGCGAGGGGCGGGCCGATGACGACTGGCCGAACGTCGAGATCTCTCGCGACGGACGATGGCTGATCGTCGAGGAGTCGCAGGGGTGGAAGAAGTCCGAGGTCTATCTCCGCGATCTTCGCGGAGGGGGCGCGTTCGTCCCCGTGATCGAGGGGTCGGACGCCCTCTACTCGGTCCAGCCGCTGAACGAGCTTCTGCTCATCCACACGAACGAGGGGGCCTCGACCTACCGCGTCTACACCGCGGACCCGGCCGGGCCGGGGCGATCGGGCTGGCGCGAGGTCATCCCCCCCTCCGCGGACGTCCTGCAGTCGGTGGGGGCGTACGGCGGCCGCCTCGTCGCCCACTATCTCCACGGCGCCTGCTCGCGCCTGCGGGTCTTCACGATCGACGGGCGCCTCGAGCGGGAGATCGATCTGCCCGCGCTCGGAACCGTCTTCTCGATGTCCGGCGAGTGGGATCACCCGGTCTTCCACTACGGGTTCACGTCGTTCACCGTCGCGCCGAAGGTCTTCCGATTCGATCTTCGCACGGGCGAGGTCTCGCTGTGGGAGAGCGTCGCATCGCCGATCGACGAGGGCGCCTTCGAGATCGAGCAGGTGCGCTACGAGAGCCGGGACGGGACGCCGATCTCGATGTTCGTCGTGCACGCCCGCGGCCTCCGCCGCGACGGCAGCCACCCGTGCCTCCTCACGGGCTACGGGGGGTTCAACGTGTCGTTGACCCCCGCGTTCGACCGCGACGCCTTCCTCTGGTTCGAGCGCGGCGGCGTGATGGCGATCCCGAACCTCCGCGGCGGCGGGGAGTACGGCGAGGCGTGGCACGAGGCGGGGATGCTCGGCAACAAGCAGAATGTGTTCGACGATTTCATCGCCGCCGCCGAGCACCTCGTCGCCCGCGGGTACACTCGCCCGGAGCGGCTCGCGATCCAGGGGGGCAGCAACGGCGGGCTGCTCGTCGGCGCCGCGCTGACGCAGCGCCCCGACCTCTTCCGGGCGGCCATCTGCGCCGTGCCTCTCCTCGACATGCTCCGCTACCACCACTTCCGGATCGCGAAGCTCTGGATCCACGAGTACGGATCCCCGGACGTTTCGCGGCAGTTCGAGTGGCTCCACGCCTACTCGCCCTACCACAGGGTGCGTGACGGAGTCGCGTACCCCGCGGTGCTGCTCATGACGGCCGAGTCGGACACGCGCGTCGATCCGATGCACGCCCGCAAGATGGCCGCGCGCCTCCAGGAGGCGACACGAGCCGTCGGACGACCCGTCCTCCTGAGGATCGAGTCCCGGGCGGGCCACGGCGCCGGGAAGCCTCTCGCCAAGCAGCTCGACGAGCAGACCGACATCTACTCGTTCCTGTTCGACCAGCTCGACATGGCGGGGTAGCGTCCGGCCTCGTCAGTCGGCGCTAGAGTGGGCTAGACTGAACCCATGGCACCGTTGGACCAGAACTTCCTTCGAGAGTTTTTCGGAAACCTCACCGATCGACCGCTCGAACCCGACGACAAGCAGTACGTCCATCTCTACGAAGTCCCCGAGCTCAAGGGAAACGATCCGGTCGAGCTCCTGGCCCGAGGGATCGAGTGGACGTCAGGAGAAAGCGTCCAGCTCCTCTCCGGGTTTCGTGGGACCGGCAAGAGCACCGAACTCCGACGCCTGCAGAAGCGTCTTCAGGCGGCCGGCCACGTGGTGTTGCTTTGTGACATCGAGGATTACCTAAACCTCTCGACCAACGTGGACGTGAGCGATTTTCTGGTGGCCTTGGCGGGAGCATTCGGAGATGCGGTTGCCGCTCAGTCACTCCTGAAGAAGCACCCGGCGCAAGAGAGCTACTGGACTCGGCTCGTGAACTTCTTCACGCGGACCAATATTTCACTCAAAGAGCTGGAGCTGGAAGCGAAGACTGAGGGACCCGTCTCCATCGGTGGTACGCTCAAGGCCAACCTGAAGAGCGACCCGAGCTTTCGCCAACTGCTCCAAAAGAAGATGGCGGGATTCCTTGGGGCGCTCGTCGCGGATGTTCGTGCCTACGTTGAAGAATCCGTCAAGACGCTTCGGAAGGAACACGGGGCAGACGCCAAGATCGTGCTTCTTGTGGACTCCGTGGAACACATCCGCGGCACGTCCGTGAATGCATCGGCGGTCCAAAGCTCGGTCGAGACTCTCTTCGCTGGTCACGCCGACAAGCTTCAGTTCCCTTATCTCCACGTCGTCTACACGGTTCCACCCTACCTGAAGGTCCGGTACCCAAACCTCGGATCGCTTTTCGCTCCCGGAGGCGTTCAAGTTCTGCCCGCACTCAAGATCAGGCACGAGCACGACGGGAAACCGTTCAAGCCCGGGCTAGAAGCGATGAGGCGTGTCGTGGGACAGCGCGGAGACTGGAAGAAACTACTGGGCGAGGAAGCGGTCTTGGACGGCTTGATACTTCAGTCCGGGGGACACCTTCGTGACCTTCTCCGCATCGTGGCGGAAATCGTCAGGCGCGCAGGTGCGCTCCCGGTACCCAAGCCGACCGTCGACGCCGCAGTCAACCAAATCCGGACTGAGTTTCTTCCCATCGCGGATGCGGACGCAGTTTGGCTGGAGAGGATCGCCCGCACCCACAAAGCGTCGCTCGAAGATGCCGCTCGCCTCCCGGACCTGGCCCGATTCCTCGACACACATCTGGTCCTTTGCTACCGCAATGCCTCGGAATGGTACGACGTTCACCCGCTCATCCTCGAAGAGATCCGGGCTCAGGCACAGCTGGCGAGCTCGCGCCCTTCGCCGTCCTGAGTTCAGGGCTATCAGCATGGACGAAGCCAGCTCCGCGGAAGAGAGTCTCAGCGCCGCGGGAGAGATGGAGTGGGCACGGCTTCGCCGGCAACTCGATCTGGCCACCGGATTCTGGCTGGGCTTTGTTTTCTCGTCTTCTCCCCGTGAAGTCCGAGTCTTTGAGCGCCGATCCGAGCACTTTCTGAAGACTCGCGCGAAGAACTGCCGAGTGTTGCGACCTGGGTCACCAGAGGAACTCTCGACTCTGGCTTCGAGTTTGCTCGTTCCCGACTCGTCGGTCGGTGAATGCCTTTGGGTGGAAGCCATCCGCGCCGATTCCCCGCTTGCTGATGACAGTACTTCGACTCCTTGGACAACGGCGTGGGACGAGCTATTCCTCCGCCTGAACGAGCGGAGAGATGCGCTTCGCCGTCGCCGTTGGGGTGGTGTCATCCTCGCAGCGCCGCCGCACGTCAAGTCGCGCGCCCGCGATGCAGCTCCCGATCTCTGGTCGATTCGATCGCTCGTAGTCGAGTTGCCGCTCTCATCGGAGCGGTTCCGAGGTAGTGCGTTTCTTGGCCGCCCCCTGGACGCGGGAGACGTGACTCCGAGTCCTTCGGGCACCCCTTCGCCTGATATTGCATTCGCGCGGGACGAGGTGCATCGCCGCCGGCATTCAACTCCGCCCGATCCCCGAGGGTTGGCGCTGGCGCTCACACTCCTCGCGCAGCGTCTCATCGTCGAGGATTCGGCGCCACAGGCTGCCGACTCGGCACGAGAGGCTGTCGCGCTACTCGAAGACGGCTCGGGAAGGGCGTCTACTGAGTTGTCCGGGGCGCTCTGGGTTCTCAGTCGAGCGGAAGAGGCGATTGGAGACCCCGCCGCGGCGTTCGAGCACATCGATCGTGCCATTAAGATGGCGCGCGGTAGTCGTGATCCGCGGATCATCGGGTGGCTGCGTCATCGCGGTAGCTACGCGAGCGAGAGAGGGGATACCGAGTCTGCCCTCCGCTCGTACGAGGAGAGCGTCGTTCTCGCCCGCGAGCAGGTGGTGACCAACAACGCAGATTCGGACGCGCTTCTGAGCCTCTCGGTCAGTCTTGAGAAGCTCGGCGACGTACAACTGGACAATCGAGATCTCGTTGCCGCCACCGCCGCCTTCGGGGAGTCACTGGCCATCCGCCGGCGCCTTCTCCAGACCTACGGCGAGAACCCACAAACGCTTCGGGACGTCACCCTCAGCCTCGGGAAGCTCGGTGATGCGCGGCGGGTCAGCGGTGATCTCGCTGCCGCCACCGCTGCTTTCGAGGAGTCTCTCGCCATCCGCCAGCGCCTTCTCCGGACCTACGGTGAAAACCCACAAACGCTTCGGGACGTCAGCGTCAACCTCGGGAGACTCGG from Acidobacteriota bacterium includes:
- a CDS encoding efflux RND transporter periplasmic adaptor subunit; the encoded protein is MKKILLAAAVLAVLGTILGVSLKQTSKGRGVKVYMEDAAKQARLLATVSASGEVKPRVEVNISSQVPGQIVELTVQEGDVAKAGQVLVQLDPQRYRSELQRLEALLQMYRINVEREEVSLRTAEVTLRRQDALHSEKIVSDDLLDQARLNVDSGAIGLRSLGEQVRQAEADLGRARDDLSKTTLRAPISGLVSQLNAKVGEQVIIGTMNNPGTVILTLSDMTEVLAEVRVDETEVTDVKAGQAAKIRVDAVEAKEYDGVVESISNAAVREASVSRFPVKVRFRAPDALLRPGMSAHAQIEVEEKKDVLAIPLQAMVRRSLKDFLDDGSGSKRTAGASGAAGAGGAKGGGPTAAGGEFEGKDPEREQVAVLVVEKGGRAKMVRVRTGISDAFRVEILDGVAPGDHVVLGPYRVLRSVKNGDYVRRVEKSEAGEDQDSGRE
- a CDS encoding ABC transporter ATP-binding protein, whose translation is MIETKDLVKIYPMGGEQVHALNGVSFGIERGEYVAIMGPSGSGKSTLMNLIGCLDTPTTGSYFLNNREVSKMDDNELAAIRNIEIGFVFQTFNLLARTTALQNVELPLIYAGVTRAERHRRAEKALAMVNLTDRMGHRPNELSGGQRQRVAIARALVNEPSLLLADEPTGNLDSRTGEEIMTLFQTLNEAGNTIVLITHEDDIARCARRVVHLRDGNIVSDERQTASRRLAPPSPDAAGTSATA
- a CDS encoding ABC transporter permease; this encodes MASLATTGGLFLENLAIALKALWANKLRSMLTILGILIGVAAVIAVVSIVQGFFFAVNNLFKDLGSGWVRVVSTRPPGEEGRKLGEIKLTRADAEALLDSGHEVQNVAPLMFGASTVKKGTREVSTNIAGTVAPYQDIVGFYAGKGRFFTDIDDSHRRKVCVVGSKVAEDLELPDDPTGSTVTIGGAEFMVIGMMEKRGELIGVALDDFVFVPYGAALNLFGQEREGNTILEIAIRSSDRLDLARAQIIDVLRRSHRLKPDQPDDFRLVSQEQLVGTINTISKYSTLVAGSVAGVALFVGGIGIMNIMLVSVTERTREIGVRKAVGARRANIMLQFLIEAVVLTIIGGALGVALGVGAGRLVTMLFPKIPQAHVPIWAIVSGLGVSALVGILFGVFPAARAAKLDPIESLRYE
- a CDS encoding citrate (Si)-synthase, translating into MPAITGTLKDRLSQVISSYRQEVRGLQEKFPDAVVSKVTLSQLMGGLRGVNSLLCDTSSVDPDRGLVIRGIPIADLTTKTAEEVFYLLLTGELPDADAVGALHMELRTRSRVPDYVWKVLEALPRDAHPMAMLTTAILAMERESEFRRRYDAGMKKSEYWEPMLEDSLTLIARLPEIAAGIYRMHTGKEGRIAPDLNLDWGADYARMLGLPDRKGEFARFIRLYMVVHCDHESGNVSAFTAATVSSALSDLYYSLSAGLSGLAGPLHGLANQECLSFVLDVEKKFGGVPTDADLRAHCAETLASGRVIPGYGHAVLRVTDPRFTAFLDFGKSSCPNDDVFRIVERLYEIVPKLLVEQGKAKDPWPNVDAGSGSLLHHFGLTEFDYYTVLFAVSRSLGIAAQAILNRALGTPIMRPKSVTSAALRRTLGAT
- a CDS encoding S9 family peptidase, coding for MIATRRDATEEILHGHVVRDPFRWLENGDAPEVREWVAAQNERTRTTLGAVLGRARIRERLGALLAVGSISVPVLRGGRLFYSRRDGSMNQPVVRLRDETTGEDRVLLDPNRLSTEGTTALDWSYISHDGLRVAYGTSESGSERSTLRVRDIETGADFPDVIPDTRACSVAWEPDGRGFYYTRYPAPGSVAAGDENYRRRVFHHRLGDDPSRDPAIFGEGRADDDWPNVEISRDGRWLIVEESQGWKKSEVYLRDLRGGGAFVPVIEGSDALYSVQPLNELLLIHTNEGASTYRVYTADPAGPGRSGWREVIPPSADVLQSVGAYGGRLVAHYLHGACSRLRVFTIDGRLEREIDLPALGTVFSMSGEWDHPVFHYGFTSFTVAPKVFRFDLRTGEVSLWESVASPIDEGAFEIEQVRYESRDGTPISMFVVHARGLRRDGSHPCLLTGYGGFNVSLTPAFDRDAFLWFERGGVMAIPNLRGGGEYGEAWHEAGMLGNKQNVFDDFIAAAEHLVARGYTRPERLAIQGGSNGGLLVGAALTQRPDLFRAAICAVPLLDMLRYHHFRIAKLWIHEYGSPDVSRQFEWLHAYSPYHRVRDGVAYPAVLLMTAESDTRVDPMHARKMAARLQEATRAVGRPVLLRIESRAGHGAGKPLAKQLDEQTDIYSFLFDQLDMAG